In one Pirellulales bacterium genomic region, the following are encoded:
- the ppk2 gene encoding polyphosphate kinase 2: MLRRMLDESAATTGSHRQHRDVELAPDWREGGYPYRNLLSRKSYERQKYHLQVELLKVQAWVKSTRQKVVILFEGRDAAGKGGAIKRFMEHLNPRGARVVALEKPSEVERGQWYFQRYVEHLPTAGEIVMFDRSWYNRAGVERVMGFCSEDEYREFMRQAPEFERNLVRSGVHLIKFWFSVSREEQRRRFEERRAHPLKQWKLSPVDLASLDKWDAYTKAKEAMFFNTDTADAPWTVIKSDCKKRARLNAMRYVLHRLAYANKSAKAIGALDPLLVGRAHIVYERGEHPGHLPVM; this comes from the coding sequence ATGTTGCGGCGCATGCTCGATGAGTCGGCCGCCACGACCGGTTCGCATCGGCAGCACCGCGACGTCGAGCTCGCGCCCGACTGGCGCGAAGGCGGCTATCCCTATCGAAATCTGCTGTCGCGCAAGAGCTACGAGCGGCAAAAGTATCACCTGCAGGTCGAACTGCTCAAGGTGCAGGCCTGGGTCAAGTCGACGCGCCAAAAGGTTGTGATCTTGTTCGAAGGTCGCGACGCCGCCGGCAAGGGAGGCGCGATCAAGCGGTTTATGGAGCACCTCAATCCGCGCGGTGCCCGCGTCGTGGCCTTGGAAAAACCTAGCGAGGTCGAGCGCGGGCAGTGGTACTTCCAGCGCTACGTGGAGCACCTGCCCACGGCCGGCGAGATCGTGATGTTCGATCGTTCGTGGTACAACCGCGCCGGCGTCGAGCGCGTGATGGGCTTTTGCAGCGAGGACGAATACCGCGAGTTCATGCGCCAGGCGCCCGAATTTGAGCGCAACCTGGTGCGCAGCGGCGTGCACCTGATCAAGTTCTGGTTCTCGGTCAGCCGCGAGGAACAGCGGCGGCGGTTCGAAGAGCGCCGCGCCCACCCGCTCAAGCAATGGAAGCTATCGCCGGTCGATCTGGCGTCGCTCGACAAGTGGGACGCCTATACCAAGGCCAAGGAGGCAATGTTCTTCAACACCGACACGGCCGACGCCCCGTGGACGGTGATCAAGAGCGACTGCAAGAAACGGGCCCGGCTCAACGCGATGCGCTACGTGCTGCACCGGCTGGCCTATGCGAACAAGAGCGCCAAGGCCATCGGCGCGTTGGACCCGCTGCTGGTCGGCCGGGCGCACATCGTCTACGAGCGCGGCGAACACCCGGGCCATCTCCCGGTGATGTGA
- the lpxK gene encoding tetraacyldisaccharide 4'-kinase: MLDADAFRALVSGQRRGWTASALRAGLRLAEGPYRLAVAWRNRRYDRGRLPIERVGVPVVSVGNLTLGGTGKTPLVAWLARWLRTRGVRVSIVSRGYGAQHGGRNDEALELEQLLPDVPHLQNPDRAAAARVAVEELDTQLILLDDGFQHRRLARDLDIVLIDALAPFGYEHVFPRGMLREPAGSLRRADVVVLSRADAIDDAARDAIRRRAKTLAPGACWLTAAHVPDAWLCATGRAEPLAALAGRPLAAFCGLGNPRGFEHTLAAAGMQVASFRTFPDHHAYHRTDVEALAHWAEACGAEALVCTHKDLVKIGVDRLGRVPVWALTIRLELQGDLAALESQLTALAERAAAARPSDATA; this comes from the coding sequence GTGCTCGACGCCGATGCATTTCGCGCCCTCGTCTCGGGCCAGCGGCGCGGTTGGACGGCCTCCGCGCTGCGCGCCGGCTTGCGCCTGGCCGAGGGGCCCTATCGACTGGCCGTGGCGTGGCGCAATCGGCGCTACGACCGCGGCCGGCTGCCCATCGAGCGCGTCGGCGTGCCGGTCGTCAGCGTCGGCAACCTGACGCTGGGCGGAACGGGAAAAACGCCCCTGGTGGCCTGGCTGGCGCGGTGGCTGCGTACGCGCGGCGTGCGCGTGTCGATCGTCAGCCGTGGTTACGGCGCGCAGCACGGCGGCCGCAACGACGAGGCGCTGGAGCTCGAGCAACTGCTGCCCGACGTCCCGCATTTGCAGAACCCCGATCGAGCTGCGGCCGCGCGGGTCGCCGTCGAAGAGCTTGACACGCAGCTCATTCTGCTCGACGACGGGTTTCAGCATCGCCGGCTCGCGCGCGATCTGGACATCGTGCTGATCGATGCCCTGGCGCCGTTCGGCTACGAGCACGTGTTTCCCCGCGGAATGCTCCGCGAGCCGGCCGGGTCGCTGCGCCGCGCCGACGTCGTGGTGTTGTCGCGCGCCGATGCGATCGACGACGCGGCACGCGACGCGATTCGCCGGCGCGCGAAGACCCTCGCGCCGGGAGCCTGCTGGCTGACCGCGGCGCACGTGCCCGACGCCTGGCTCTGCGCCACGGGGCGCGCCGAACCGTTGGCCGCGCTCGCGGGCCGGCCGCTGGCGGCGTTCTGCGGTCTGGGCAACCCGCGCGGCTTCGAACATACGCTGGCCGCGGCCGGCATGCAGGTCGCTAGCTTCCGCACGTTTCCCGATCATCATGCGTATCACCGTACCGACGTCGAGGCGCTGGCCCACTGGGCCGAGGCGTGCGGCGCCGAGGCGCTGGTCTGCACGCACAAAGACCTGGTCAAGATCGGCGTCGATCGGCTCGGGCGCGTGCCGGTTTGGGCGCTGACGATTCGCCTCGAGCTGCAGGGGGACCTGGCCGCGCTCGAATCACAGCTTACGGCGCTGGCCGAGCGTGCGGCAGCCGCTCGACCGTCTGACGCCACAGCGTAG
- a CDS encoding altronate dehydratase family protein, protein MIAPPKMDVVLIHPADNVCVAARALADGERLAAGGVDFAVRGAIGQGHKVARQAIRRGERVIKYGQTIGFAQTDIAAGDWVHTHNLAAGEFERAYEYATEIPPDPASIGDRTFQGYRRADGRAGTRNYLAVISTVNCSATVSKYVAQRFNRELLKRFPNVDGILPLAHKGGCGMQYDGEDHHQLNRVLAGFARHPNVGAYILIGLGCETGTTMHLIEHEHLVQLGARPTPPPVLSIQECGGTNRTVEAGIRLIEELLPRVNDVRRETIPASELVLGTNCGGSDGNSGVTANPALGVASDLIVACGGTSILGETTEIYGAEHLLTRRARSRAVGEKLIERIRWWEQYTSHYGVKIDNNPSPGNKAGGLTTIYEKSLGAVAKGGSTALAGVFHYAEPVTSRGFVIVDTPGYDPVSMTGIVASGANVACFTTGRGSCYGCKPTPSIKIATNTPLYERMEEDMDVNAGEILSGKSVAEVGREIFELILKVASGQKTKSELHGVGEEEFVPWSIGPTL, encoded by the coding sequence ATGATTGCCCCGCCGAAAATGGATGTGGTCCTGATTCACCCGGCCGACAACGTGTGCGTCGCCGCGCGGGCCTTGGCCGACGGCGAACGGCTCGCGGCCGGCGGCGTCGACTTTGCCGTCCGCGGGGCGATCGGCCAGGGACACAAGGTGGCCCGGCAAGCGATCCGCCGCGGCGAACGGGTGATCAAATATGGCCAGACGATCGGATTTGCACAGACGGACATCGCCGCAGGCGACTGGGTCCATACCCACAACCTCGCGGCCGGCGAGTTCGAACGGGCCTACGAATATGCGACCGAGATCCCGCCCGACCCTGCGTCGATCGGCGACCGCACGTTTCAAGGCTACCGCCGGGCCGACGGTCGGGCCGGGACGCGCAATTACCTGGCCGTGATCTCGACGGTCAACTGCTCGGCCACGGTGAGCAAGTACGTCGCTCAACGGTTCAATCGCGAGTTGCTCAAGCGGTTCCCGAATGTCGACGGCATCCTGCCCCTGGCCCACAAGGGCGGCTGCGGCATGCAGTACGACGGCGAAGATCATCACCAGCTCAACCGTGTGCTGGCCGGTTTTGCCCGGCACCCAAACGTCGGGGCCTACATTCTGATCGGCCTGGGCTGCGAGACCGGCACCACGATGCACCTGATCGAACACGAGCATCTGGTGCAGCTCGGCGCCCGGCCGACGCCGCCGCCGGTGCTGTCGATCCAGGAATGCGGCGGCACGAACCGCACGGTCGAGGCCGGCATTCGCCTGATCGAAGAACTGCTGCCGCGCGTCAACGACGTGCGCCGTGAGACGATTCCCGCCTCGGAGCTGGTGCTGGGCACCAACTGCGGCGGCTCCGACGGCAACTCGGGCGTCACGGCCAACCCGGCCCTGGGCGTGGCGAGCGATTTGATCGTGGCCTGCGGCGGCACGTCGATCCTGGGCGAGACGACGGAGATCTACGGCGCCGAGCATCTGCTGACGCGCCGCGCCCGGTCGCGCGCGGTCGGCGAAAAGCTGATCGAGCGGATTCGCTGGTGGGAACAATACACGAGCCACTACGGCGTGAAGATCGACAACAACCCCTCGCCGGGCAACAAGGCGGGCGGCCTGACGACGATCTACGAAAAATCGCTGGGGGCCGTGGCCAAGGGAGGCTCGACCGCGCTGGCCGGCGTGTTCCACTATGCCGAGCCGGTGACCAGCCGGGGCTTCGTGATCGTCGATACGCCCGGCTACGACCCGGTGAGCATGACGGGCATCGTGGCCAGCGGGGCGAACGTGGCCTGCTTCACGACGGGCCGCGGCAGTTGCTACGGCTGCAAGCCGACGCCGTCGATCAAGATCGCGACGAACACGCCGCTCTACGAGCGGATGGAAGAGGACATGGACGTCAACGCCGGCGAGATCCTGTCCGGCAAGTCGGTGGCCGAGGTGGGCCGTGAGATCTTCGAGCTGATCCTCAAGGTGGCCAGCGGCCAGAAGACCAAGAGCGAGCTGCACGGCGTCGGCGAAGAGGAGTTCGTCCCCTGGTCGATCGGGCCGACGCTGTAG
- a CDS encoding isocitrate/isopropylmalate dehydrogenase family protein, translated as MAYEVTLITGDGTGPELAEAARRTIDATGVKIRWDIQEAGVDVMERTGNPLPDAVMESVRRTKCALKAPITTPVGTGFRSINVHLRQALGLYACIRPCKQYRGVRSFFSEVPVDLVIVRENTESLYSGIEFEKGKPETASIIKEINRLSTSNKVKTGEQETGLTIKSISVSATERIVRCAFDYARKNGRKKVTSVHKANILKFTDGLWLDVSRRVAAEYPDIEFDDRIVDNMCMQLVQKPELYDILVLPNLYGDVLSDLCAGLVGGLGVAPGANIGPEGAVFEATHGSAPKYKGLNKVNPTALILSGVMMLEYLGEKDAAIRLEKAVADVIAEGKDVTYDLKPHRDDPTSVGTSQMADAIIRRL; from the coding sequence ATGGCTTACGAAGTGACCCTGATTACCGGCGACGGTACCGGCCCAGAGTTGGCCGAGGCGGCCCGCCGCACGATCGATGCGACCGGCGTAAAGATCAGGTGGGACATTCAGGAAGCCGGCGTCGACGTCATGGAGCGGACCGGCAACCCGCTGCCCGACGCGGTGATGGAAAGCGTCCGCCGCACGAAGTGTGCGCTCAAGGCGCCGATCACCACGCCCGTGGGCACCGGCTTTCGCAGCATCAACGTCCACTTGCGCCAGGCGCTGGGGCTGTATGCGTGCATCCGGCCCTGCAAGCAATACCGCGGCGTGCGCAGCTTCTTCTCCGAGGTGCCGGTCGACCTGGTGATCGTCCGCGAGAATACCGAGAGCCTGTACTCGGGCATCGAGTTTGAAAAAGGCAAGCCCGAGACCGCCTCGATTATCAAGGAGATCAATCGGCTCTCGACCTCGAACAAGGTCAAGACGGGCGAGCAGGAAACAGGCCTGACGATCAAGTCGATCAGCGTCTCGGCCACTGAGCGGATCGTGCGCTGCGCGTTCGACTATGCCCGCAAGAACGGCCGCAAGAAGGTCACCTCGGTCCACAAGGCGAACATTCTCAAGTTCACCGACGGCCTGTGGCTGGACGTCTCGCGACGCGTCGCGGCCGAATATCCGGATATCGAGTTCGACGACCGGATCGTCGACAACATGTGCATGCAGCTGGTCCAGAAGCCGGAGTTGTATGACATTCTCGTGCTGCCCAACCTGTACGGCGACGTGCTCAGCGATCTGTGCGCGGGCCTGGTGGGCGGTCTCGGCGTGGCCCCCGGTGCGAACATCGGGCCCGAGGGGGCCGTGTTCGAAGCCACGCACGGTAGCGCGCCCAAGTACAAGGGCCTCAACAAGGTCAACCCGACGGCGCTGATCCTTTCGGGCGTGATGATGCTCGAATACCTGGGCGAGAAAGACGCCGCCATCCGGCTCGAAAAAGCCGTGGCCGACGTGATCGCCGAGGGCAAGGACGTGACGTACGACCTGAAGCCCCATCGCGACGACCCGACCTCGGTCGGCACCAGCCAGATGGCCGACGCGATCATCCGCCGGCTGTAG